One genomic region from Candidatus Korarchaeota archaeon NZ13-K encodes:
- the endA gene encoding tRNA-intron lyase yields MSKAPHRGFLVDGMIYVKEGFERLYKQGYGELVNGELEMHPLEAAHLVFSQRIEILNHEGKSLSLKDLLTMILNDPSGFLKYIVYSDLRRRNRVVVYERATNFLRLYPKGALVGEAPAKQLVLPLSEDQPVPHSYLLDSLEKAVRLRKELILAVVDDEMNVTYYAIEKFIPSPRRGIDPSEIPIKSGILIGDRVLVFEGAGELYARGFWGHPIGVPKPEPFKVYDSPLQLSLVEALYLASKGRMTVREPGGDELTMDELRDRFSQVRDNARMKERVHSYWRDLGYVPKAGSKYGVDYIVYERGPGLEHAPYLCIADSLDGRIRPVDLIRAGRLATSVRKELVVSLVSGDEVLNYKVRWVKP; encoded by the coding sequence TTGAGCAAGGCCCCCCATAGGGGATTCCTCGTGGATGGTATGATATACGTTAAGGAGGGGTTCGAGAGGCTTTACAAGCAGGGATATGGGGAGTTGGTCAATGGTGAGCTGGAGATGCATCCGCTGGAGGCCGCACATCTCGTCTTCAGTCAGAGGATCGAGATACTGAATCATGAGGGAAAATCTTTGAGTTTGAAGGATCTACTTACCATGATTCTCAACGATCCCTCGGGATTTCTCAAGTATATCGTTTATAGTGACCTCAGGAGGAGGAACAGGGTTGTCGTCTACGAGAGGGCCACGAATTTCCTCAGGTTGTACCCCAAGGGGGCGCTCGTGGGCGAGGCCCCCGCCAAGCAGCTGGTCCTCCCATTATCCGAGGATCAGCCCGTTCCCCACTCTTACCTGCTAGATTCCCTAGAGAAGGCCGTGAGGCTTAGGAAGGAGCTAATATTGGCTGTGGTAGATGATGAGATGAACGTCACCTACTATGCCATCGAGAAGTTCATTCCGAGTCCAAGGAGGGGCATCGATCCCAGTGAGATACCAATCAAGTCCGGGATACTGATAGGGGATAGGGTCCTGGTCTTCGAGGGAGCAGGGGAGCTTTACGCGAGGGGTTTCTGGGGCCACCCCATAGGGGTCCCGAAGCCCGAGCCCTTCAAGGTGTACGATTCCCCCCTCCAGCTCTCCCTAGTTGAGGCCCTCTACCTGGCATCTAAGGGGAGGATGACCGTTAGGGAGCCCGGGGGTGATGAACTCACTATGGATGAGCTCAGGGATAGATTCTCACAGGTCAGGGACAATGCCAGGATGAAGGAGAGGGTGCACAGTTACTGGAGGGATCTCGGGTACGTCCCGAAGGCGGGCTCCAAGTACGGGGTGGACTACATAGTTTACGAGAGGGGCCCCGGCCTCGAACACGCCCCCTATCTCTGCATAGCCGATTCTTTGGATGGTAGGATAAGACCCGTCGATCTCATAAGAGCTGGAAGGCTCGCCACATCCGTCAGGAAGGAGTTGGTCGTCTCGCTGGTATCGGGGGATGAGGTCCTCAATTACAAGGTGAGGTGGGTCAAGCCATGA
- a CDS encoding CBS domain-containing protein, whose protein sequence is MLRNARVSDLMVRELVTIDKDEPVERALEVMERNRISHLLVTSSDRLVGVLSSRDLMDGLGSSRFERIPARRIYVSALMSEPPITVGPDASAFEAIRLMLERGIGALPVLNDGRLIGLITESDLLRHGDPQGDPSTFLRRDHPRIMPNERIVHARTLMLERMARILPVVDSGRLVGLLTEMILAKAFFELRDRVEATYMDDVARRIIVEDVMMESPHKLTMSDDIRTIKDVILNTGLPALPVTDANEKVIGVIERRSLLRSLL, encoded by the coding sequence GTGCTTCGTAATGCGAGGGTCTCGGATCTGATGGTGAGGGAGCTTGTGACGATAGACAAGGATGAGCCCGTGGAGAGAGCGCTGGAGGTCATGGAGAGGAATAGGATAAGTCACCTCCTGGTCACATCATCTGACAGGCTAGTGGGGGTTCTGAGTTCGAGAGACCTCATGGATGGTCTGGGCTCCTCCCGCTTCGAGAGGATCCCAGCTAGGAGGATTTACGTGAGCGCCCTGATGTCGGAACCCCCCATAACGGTGGGACCTGATGCGAGCGCCTTTGAGGCGATCAGGTTGATGCTGGAAAGGGGAATAGGCGCCCTTCCCGTGCTGAACGATGGGAGACTCATAGGTTTGATCACGGAGAGCGATCTCCTGAGGCATGGCGATCCCCAAGGAGATCCTTCCACTTTCCTGAGGAGGGATCACCCAAGGATAATGCCTAATGAGAGGATAGTTCACGCCAGAACATTGATGCTTGAGAGAATGGCCAGAATACTTCCTGTGGTGGATTCCGGAAGGCTGGTAGGTCTACTGACTGAGATGATCCTGGCGAAGGCGTTCTTTGAGTTGAGAGATAGAGTAGAGGCCACTTACATGGATGACGTGGCCAGGAGGATCATAGTGGAGGACGTGATGATGGAATCGCCACACAAGCTGACGATGAGCGATGACATTAGGACCATCAAGGACGTCATCTTAAACACCGGGCTGCCGGCCCTACCGGTCACAGACGCCAATGAGAAGGTCATCGGTGTCATTGAGAGGAGGAGCCTCCTCAGATCTCTTCTTTGA
- a CDS encoding 50S ribosomal protein L23, protein MFNPFRVLKAPISTEKVVRMINEENKLAFYVDMRATKAEIKRAVEEAFEVKVVSVRTLITPTGRKKAYVKLSPEFKASDVASRLGVIG, encoded by the coding sequence ATGTTCAACCCATTCAGAGTGCTGAAGGCCCCCATATCGACCGAGAAGGTGGTCAGGATGATAAACGAGGAGAACAAGCTGGCATTCTACGTGGACATGAGGGCGACGAAGGCTGAGATAAAGAGGGCCGTGGAGGAGGCTTTCGAGGTGAAAGTGGTGAGTGTCAGGACACTGATAACTCCAACTGGAAGGAAGAAGGCTTATGTGAAGCTATCCCCCGAGTTCAAGGCATCTGATGTCGCCTCCAGGCTGGGAGTGATAGGGTGA
- a CDS encoding CBS domain-containing protein translates to MWSLIPEREEELRIRMKVSEIMNRNIITMRPEGTVYEAAKLMKEHNIGSVVVMEEGELKGIVTERDLITRYIAMEDGRRPEEARVSEIMTENPITIRDNADIDEAARVMIENNIRRLIVVNYDGKVVGIVSSRDILKVAPHIWFILLQELRIAQSRGRWGLV, encoded by the coding sequence ATGTGGTCGTTGATACCTGAGAGGGAGGAGGAGTTAAGGATAAGGATGAAGGTATCCGAGATAATGAACAGGAACATAATAACCATGAGGCCGGAGGGAACTGTCTACGAGGCCGCCAAGCTGATGAAGGAGCACAACATAGGATCTGTTGTCGTCATGGAAGAGGGAGAGCTAAAGGGCATAGTGACGGAGAGGGATCTCATAACCAGGTATATCGCGATGGAGGATGGGAGGAGGCCTGAGGAGGCCAGGGTATCCGAGATAATGACTGAGAATCCAATAACGATAAGGGATAACGCTGACATAGATGAGGCCGCCAGGGTAATGATAGAGAACAACATCAGGAGGCTCATCGTGGTGAATTACGATGGGAAGGTGGTCGGCATAGTCTCCTCCCGGGACATACTCAAGGTTGCCCCGCACATATGGTTCATCCTGCTCCAGGAGCTCAGGATAGCCCAATCCAGGGGAAGGTGGGGGCTCGTTTAG
- a CDS encoding fibronectin-binding domain-containing protein, which translates to MPWSWGRGKMRGMTGLDLLHMVGELKLIEETFVKKFYSMDGNTLSLTFHPEREGRRELLIDVRGALFLTRLRWSKPQVPSPFAMVLRKHLENARVERISQMGLERILILEFSKNDLKLLIELFGGGNVILLSGDVILATLRRAEYRDRELRAGVTYKPPPARGPELDDLSEDSILRAIEQLPRDERVSKVMISFGLGPPYLDEALSMLGCGAESRISDVGPGAIARLISELLSRETEPSVYLRDGEIVEYSAFPLKSLALEIRRVETFSDAVESYYLSKRSLPEDRRVTSLEREIERQLSLKSEYLSSYERFKRIGDLIMMHLHEIDDLLAILRAGGSSGGVKSIDRRSGKVIAIFDGEEIELDLRRSASENAADYYNKAKKMREKASRVDQAISQLEERLRSMRSSAERELLRLEPRPRRRVRWYERFRWFYTSSKLLVICGRDAQTNSEIVNRYMSDDDLFFHVDMPGGAVVVLKTGGAEPDRKSIEQAAVAAASFSRAWREGFSHADVYYVRGSQVSKHAPPGMYLPRGSFYISGERNYLRVKLELAVGLQETPDGLKLTSAPPDAPFICSVRIRPGSMSKEEAAIRIKNKLASCLERNVKISGSPEPLVDELGVEEIVRSMPPGRVELEE; encoded by the coding sequence ATGCCCTGGAGCTGGGGGAGAGGGAAGATGAGGGGTATGACTGGCTTGGATCTCCTGCATATGGTTGGAGAACTTAAGCTTATTGAGGAGACTTTTGTGAAGAAATTCTACAGCATGGACGGAAATACGCTCTCACTCACGTTCCATCCGGAGAGGGAGGGAAGGAGGGAGCTCCTCATAGATGTCAGGGGCGCCCTCTTCCTGACGAGGCTGAGGTGGAGCAAGCCCCAGGTCCCCTCCCCCTTCGCGATGGTCCTCAGGAAGCACCTGGAGAACGCTAGGGTGGAGAGGATCTCCCAGATGGGTTTGGAGAGAATACTGATCCTGGAGTTCTCTAAAAACGACCTTAAGCTCCTGATAGAGCTCTTCGGTGGTGGAAACGTTATCCTGCTCTCGGGTGACGTGATACTGGCCACGCTCCGCAGGGCCGAGTACAGGGACAGGGAGTTAAGGGCCGGAGTCACCTACAAACCACCACCCGCCAGGGGTCCTGAGCTGGATGACCTATCCGAGGATAGCATCTTAAGAGCGATAGAGCAGCTTCCGAGAGATGAGAGGGTCTCCAAGGTGATGATATCATTCGGTTTGGGACCGCCTTACCTAGATGAGGCCCTCTCGATGCTGGGCTGCGGGGCCGAATCGAGGATCTCCGACGTGGGTCCAGGCGCGATCGCCCGATTGATATCAGAGCTCCTCAGCAGGGAAACCGAGCCCTCCGTTTACTTGAGGGATGGGGAAATCGTCGAGTACTCGGCCTTTCCGCTAAAAAGTCTGGCCCTCGAGATCAGGCGCGTTGAGACATTCTCAGATGCCGTGGAGAGCTACTACCTATCCAAGAGATCCCTCCCCGAGGACAGGAGGGTGACTTCCTTGGAGAGGGAGATCGAGAGGCAGCTGTCCCTGAAGAGCGAATACCTGAGCTCCTATGAGAGATTCAAGAGGATAGGGGATTTGATAATGATGCACTTGCATGAGATAGATGATCTCTTGGCGATCTTGAGGGCCGGAGGCTCCTCCGGAGGAGTCAAGTCTATAGATAGGAGGTCGGGCAAGGTTATCGCGATATTCGATGGGGAGGAGATCGAGCTTGACCTGAGGAGGTCCGCATCAGAGAATGCCGCTGATTATTACAATAAGGCGAAGAAGATGAGGGAAAAGGCTTCCAGGGTAGATCAGGCGATATCACAGCTCGAGGAGAGGCTCAGATCCATGAGGTCCTCTGCTGAGAGGGAGCTCCTGAGGTTGGAGCCGAGGCCCAGGAGGAGGGTTAGATGGTACGAGAGGTTCAGGTGGTTCTACACATCCTCCAAGCTGTTGGTGATCTGCGGCAGGGATGCTCAGACAAACTCGGAGATAGTGAATAGGTACATGAGCGATGATGACCTCTTCTTTCACGTCGACATGCCGGGAGGGGCAGTCGTTGTCCTGAAGACAGGCGGAGCCGAACCGGATCGAAAATCGATAGAGCAGGCGGCCGTTGCTGCAGCATCCTTCTCCAGAGCCTGGAGGGAGGGGTTCTCCCACGCGGACGTCTACTACGTGAGAGGGAGTCAGGTCTCCAAGCACGCCCCTCCCGGGATGTACCTCCCTAGGGGGAGCTTCTACATAAGCGGGGAGAGGAACTACCTGAGGGTTAAACTGGAGCTCGCCGTCGGTCTTCAGGAGACCCCAGACGGTCTCAAGCTAACGTCAGCCCCGCCCGACGCTCCCTTCATCTGCTCGGTGAGGATAAGGCCCGGATCCATGAGCAAGGAGGAGGCCGCGATTAGGATAAAAAATAAACTAGCGAGCTGCCTGGAGCGAAACGTTAAAATAAGCGGCTCCCCTGAACCCCTAGTCGATGAGTTGGGAGTGGAGGAGATAGTCAGGTCGATGCCCCCCGGGAGGGTGGAGTTAGAGGAGTGA
- a CDS encoding 50S ribosomal protein L3 encodes MPRRHGSLQYYPRKRAATQKAVFRSYPELSVDRPTLVAFPGYKAGMVHVLMKEDRPGKLNLGQQVVLASTVIETPPIEVVGLRTYGEDHYGLKPLVTAVKIEGNDLISRTLTVGKGVDNMEEALSKLSSRRSLVREVRVLAYTRPDLAGIHKKKPEFLEIPVKGGEMGDRIDLALSLVGSQVKVTSVFKVGQLVDLTAVTKGHGWQGVVRRFGVELLRHKAGKGRWRIGSLGSRHPPYVTWRVPRAGQTGYHKRTEYNKRILMIGDLTDGGMDLTPKGGFRNYGVLRSQYLLISGSVPGPAKRFVFIRHPIRPKYGELPAPEVYYVSSVGWLAR; translated from the coding sequence ATGCCTAGGAGACATGGTTCGCTTCAGTACTATCCAAGGAAGAGAGCGGCCACTCAGAAGGCCGTGTTCAGATCCTACCCCGAACTCTCGGTCGATAGGCCGACTCTAGTCGCCTTTCCTGGGTACAAAGCCGGGATGGTTCATGTTCTGATGAAGGAGGACAGACCAGGGAAGCTGAACTTAGGTCAGCAGGTCGTGCTGGCCTCTACGGTGATAGAGACACCTCCCATAGAGGTGGTGGGACTCAGGACCTACGGGGAGGATCACTATGGGTTGAAGCCGCTGGTCACAGCGGTCAAGATAGAGGGTAACGATCTGATCTCCCGGACGCTCACCGTGGGGAAGGGCGTCGACAACATGGAGGAGGCTTTATCCAAGCTCTCGAGCAGGAGGAGCCTCGTGAGGGAAGTCAGGGTACTGGCCTACACAAGGCCCGATCTAGCTGGTATCCATAAGAAGAAGCCTGAGTTCTTGGAGATACCGGTGAAGGGTGGGGAGATGGGTGATAGGATCGATCTGGCCCTCTCCCTGGTGGGCTCGCAGGTGAAGGTGACCAGCGTGTTCAAGGTGGGTCAGCTGGTAGACCTGACAGCCGTCACCAAGGGCCATGGGTGGCAGGGAGTCGTGAGGAGGTTTGGGGTGGAGCTCCTGAGGCATAAAGCCGGGAAGGGAAGATGGAGGATCGGTAGCTTGGGGTCCAGGCATCCGCCCTACGTCACCTGGAGGGTTCCGAGGGCCGGACAGACGGGCTACCACAAGAGGACGGAATACAACAAGAGGATACTCATGATCGGGGATCTCACCGATGGAGGAATGGATCTAACTCCGAAAGGGGGCTTCAGGAACTATGGGGTTCTGAGAAGCCAGTATTTACTCATATCGGGATCCGTTCCCGGACCAGCCAAACGCTTCGTGTTCATAAGGCATCCGATAAGACCAAAGTACGGGGAGCTGCCGGCGCCTGAAGTGTACTACGTGAGCTCGGTGGGCTGGCTGGCGAGGTGA
- a CDS encoding 30S ribosomal protein S19, with amino-acid sequence MSSREFTYRGYTLEQLQAMTLDELAEVMPARIRRTLRRGLSPENKKLLEKIRRYKAMGIDKVIRTHRRDMPILPEMVGSKIAVHNGKDFVEVTIVPEMIGHYLGEFAMTNKIVRHGKPGKGATRSSKFVPLK; translated from the coding sequence ATGTCGTCGAGGGAGTTCACCTACCGGGGCTACACGCTCGAGCAGCTTCAGGCCATGACCTTGGATGAGCTGGCCGAGGTGATGCCAGCTAGGATAAGGAGGACGTTGAGGAGGGGCCTATCTCCGGAGAACAAGAAGCTCTTGGAGAAGATCAGGAGGTACAAGGCCATGGGAATAGATAAGGTCATAAGGACGCACAGGAGGGATATGCCGATCCTACCGGAGATGGTGGGCTCAAAGATAGCCGTCCACAACGGGAAGGACTTCGTAGAGGTGACCATAGTCCCGGAGATGATAGGGCACTACCTAGGGGAGTTCGCGATGACGAACAAGATAGTGAGGCACGGGAAGCCGGGCAAGGGAGCGACCAGGTCCAGCAAGTTCGTGCCGCTCAAGTGA
- a CDS encoding 50S ribosomal protein L4, whose translation MEVPVYDLRGEVVGSIELPSVFSLEVRPDVIRRVYLSQLTARIQPQGRDPLAGLRTSAESWGAGHGVARVPRVKGRGYPAAGRAARAVMAVGGAKTKAPRSWKVVWERVNEKERRMAIASAIAATRVLDLVRARHRMPEGLKVPIVVVDEVESIGRTSELYGLLLRLGLEEELDRCKRRFRKIRAGRGKMRGRVRQRARGPLIVYLNEGSPLKLASRNIPGVDAVSLRNLTVMHLAPGGVPGRLTIWSESSIRSLEEVRVLA comes from the coding sequence ATGGAGGTTCCCGTCTACGACCTGAGGGGAGAGGTGGTGGGGAGCATAGAACTTCCCTCGGTGTTCTCCCTCGAGGTGAGACCGGACGTCATAAGAAGGGTCTACCTATCGCAGCTCACCGCCAGGATCCAGCCGCAGGGCAGGGACCCCCTGGCCGGCCTCAGGACATCGGCTGAGTCCTGGGGAGCGGGGCACGGTGTCGCCAGGGTTCCCAGGGTGAAGGGAAGGGGATACCCAGCCGCGGGCAGGGCTGCTAGGGCCGTCATGGCCGTCGGTGGGGCCAAGACGAAAGCCCCTAGGTCTTGGAAGGTTGTTTGGGAGAGGGTGAATGAGAAGGAGAGGAGGATGGCCATAGCATCAGCTATAGCTGCGACCAGGGTCCTGGATCTAGTGAGGGCCAGGCACAGGATGCCCGAGGGTTTGAAGGTCCCGATAGTCGTCGTCGATGAGGTAGAGTCCATAGGGAGGACATCAGAGCTCTACGGCCTCCTCCTGAGGCTGGGCCTGGAGGAGGAGCTGGATAGGTGCAAGAGGAGGTTCAGGAAGATAAGGGCTGGGAGAGGGAAGATGAGAGGGAGAGTTAGGCAGAGGGCCAGAGGGCCCCTCATAGTCTACCTGAATGAGGGATCCCCGCTCAAACTCGCTTCCAGGAACATACCTGGGGTGGACGCAGTCTCACTCAGGAACCTGACGGTGATGCACCTGGCCCCGGGAGGGGTTCCGGGGAGGCTGACGATATGGAGCGAATCCTCAATAAGGTCGCTGGAGGAGGTGAGGGTGCTTGCCTAA
- a CDS encoding archease, with amino-acid sequence MGRKFLDLEADVGFEVWSEDLNRLFEEAALAMYEIMVDTDKVDPKIEKRLEVNAPDLEMLLHHWLSELLFITEVEGLVFSRFEVSIADENRLAGRALGEPIDPGKHDPKTEIKAVTYHRLRVIREGGLWRCTVVLDV; translated from the coding sequence ATGGGGAGGAAGTTCCTGGACCTTGAGGCTGATGTGGGCTTCGAGGTGTGGTCGGAGGATCTGAACCGTCTGTTCGAGGAGGCCGCCTTAGCCATGTACGAGATAATGGTAGACACGGATAAGGTGGATCCCAAGATTGAGAAGCGCCTTGAAGTGAACGCGCCGGATCTCGAGATGCTCCTTCATCACTGGCTCTCCGAGCTCCTCTTCATAACGGAGGTGGAGGGGCTGGTCTTCTCGAGGTTCGAGGTCTCGATAGCTGATGAGAATCGCCTGGCCGGGAGGGCCCTAGGGGAGCCCATAGATCCGGGAAAGCATGATCCTAAGACTGAGATAAAGGCTGTAACTTATCACAGGTTGAGGGTGATCAGGGAGGGGGGCCTTTGGAGGTGCACGGTCGTGCTCGACGTGTGA
- a CDS encoding 50S ribosomal protein L2 — protein sequence MGKRILVQRRGRGGIQFRAKDHLKVAPVRYPQDGMNELLRGVIKEFLHEPGRHTPISLVELENGQEFYYIPPEGVHVGQEIQIGPGAEVKTGNILPLSDIPDGTLVCNVEIRPGDGGKIARRSGTYAIVFSHEGDRVILRLPSRKEKLVDARCRATIGVVAGSGRIERPFMKAGTKYYHERTHPKRWPVVRGVAMNPVSHPHGGGSHKRPGKPTTVARTAPPGQKVGHIAARKTGRAKRRAVTRK from the coding sequence ATGGGTAAGAGGATACTCGTCCAGAGGAGGGGCAGGGGCGGCATACAGTTCAGGGCGAAGGATCATCTGAAGGTTGCGCCGGTCCGCTACCCTCAGGACGGCATGAACGAGCTCCTCAGGGGGGTGATCAAGGAGTTCTTGCACGAGCCTGGGAGGCACACGCCAATATCCTTGGTCGAGCTGGAGAACGGGCAGGAGTTCTATTACATTCCCCCAGAGGGGGTTCACGTCGGTCAGGAGATACAGATAGGCCCTGGAGCCGAGGTTAAGACTGGCAACATCCTTCCCCTATCCGATATACCGGATGGAACCCTGGTCTGCAACGTTGAGATAAGGCCCGGGGACGGGGGAAAGATAGCTAGGAGGAGCGGAACCTATGCCATAGTCTTCTCCCACGAGGGGGACAGGGTCATACTTAGGTTGCCCTCCAGGAAGGAGAAGCTCGTTGACGCAAGATGCAGGGCCACCATAGGCGTCGTGGCTGGCAGCGGGAGAATAGAGAGGCCCTTCATGAAGGCCGGCACCAAGTACTATCACGAGAGGACCCACCCGAAGAGGTGGCCAGTGGTCAGGGGAGTGGCGATGAACCCAGTGAGCCATCCGCACGGGGGAGGATCCCACAAGAGACCTGGCAAGCCCACCACAGTTGCTAGGACAGCTCCTCCCGGGCAGAAGGTCGGTCATATAGCTGCTAGAAAGACGGGAAGGGCGAAGAGGAGGGCGGTGACCAGGAAGTAA
- a CDS encoding gfo/Idh/MocA family oxidoreductase codes for MGPRLEVRVGVVGCGWFGSAHARVYRTIGDAKLVAVADKDEASARRLAETYHINYYTSVESMLSKESLDAVSVAVTPQHLFEVTRVALESGLSVLTEKPIVTSRSELSLLSSLVNRGGIFMPGFIELFNPAVIKLKEFLDAGLIGRISSISSRRAGRLAKKMLGWRIGVTLDLAIHEVYVHRFLMGSRPREVHAYKARLLNEGDGEDLAILISSYGNGVVTVIEANWLTTAGIRQMTVTGDSGSISLDYADQFLRVDREDGVLIPKLRREEPLYRELSHFIQSVKEGREPEFSFKFAEDVLSTIFDAKEERVIA; via the coding sequence TTGGGACCTCGGTTGGAAGTCAGAGTAGGAGTCGTGGGGTGCGGTTGGTTCGGCTCGGCTCACGCTAGGGTATACAGGACGATAGGCGATGCCAAGCTGGTGGCTGTGGCCGATAAGGATGAGGCCTCCGCCAGGAGGCTCGCCGAGACTTATCACATCAACTACTACACATCGGTTGAGAGCATGCTGTCCAAGGAGTCATTGGATGCAGTGAGCGTGGCTGTGACCCCGCAGCACCTGTTCGAGGTGACCAGAGTCGCATTGGAATCAGGCCTGTCCGTTCTCACGGAGAAGCCCATAGTCACCAGCAGGTCGGAACTGTCGCTCCTGTCCTCCCTGGTCAATAGAGGAGGTATCTTCATGCCTGGATTCATAGAATTGTTCAATCCAGCGGTAATTAAGTTAAAAGAATTTCTTGATGCTGGGCTCATAGGGAGGATCTCCTCCATCTCCTCCAGGAGAGCCGGGAGGCTCGCGAAGAAGATGCTGGGTTGGAGGATAGGCGTCACCTTGGATCTCGCGATCCACGAGGTCTACGTTCACCGCTTCCTCATGGGAAGTAGACCGAGGGAGGTGCACGCCTACAAGGCCAGGCTCTTGAATGAGGGGGACGGAGAGGACCTCGCCATACTGATATCATCCTACGGGAACGGCGTAGTCACGGTGATAGAGGCGAATTGGTTGACCACCGCGGGCATAAGGCAGATGACCGTGACGGGTGACTCCGGAAGCATCTCGCTGGATTATGCGGATCAGTTCCTGAGGGTCGATCGGGAGGACGGTGTCCTCATACCCAAGCTGAGAAGGGAGGAGCCCCTCTACAGAGAGCTCTCCCACTTCATCCAGAGTGTCAAGGAGGGAAGGGAGCCTGAATTCAGCTTCAAGTTCGCTGAGGACGTCCTCAGCACGATATTTGATGCTAAGGAGGAGAGGGTGATCGCTTGA
- a CDS encoding CBS domain-containing protein, which produces MGDKVRDYMTEEVLAVSPSDTIGKARNLMLERRVRRLVVVEGERVVGVITATDIARALARRGAPWRWRDPESSLVGRFMTRDPVTVGPEESIPSAARMMAERGIGGLPVVEDSRLIGIISETDVTRFFEENMKGLYRARDLLSDRYGVVRYDTNIKKVARLIASGYRVVLVSGPDGRYDGIISEGELALWVPELARRYVLIPSRVGRRVVLNARVSTASSIMKELRIRVTPEDDASKAARFMLEWGLPAVPVFDGERMLGVVDKKEVVRGVSRAS; this is translated from the coding sequence TTGGGGGATAAGGTCAGGGACTACATGACGGAGGAAGTCCTCGCAGTCTCCCCCTCAGACACGATAGGGAAAGCCAGGAACCTCATGCTGGAGAGAAGGGTCAGGAGGCTCGTGGTCGTTGAGGGCGAGAGGGTGGTCGGTGTCATAACAGCCACGGACATCGCGAGGGCCCTAGCCAGGAGGGGCGCCCCTTGGAGGTGGAGGGATCCCGAGAGCTCCTTGGTCGGGAGGTTCATGACGAGGGATCCCGTGACCGTGGGACCCGAGGAATCGATCCCCTCCGCTGCCAGGATGATGGCGGAGAGGGGCATAGGTGGCCTGCCCGTGGTGGAGGACTCTAGGCTGATCGGGATCATCTCAGAGACTGATGTGACCAGGTTCTTCGAGGAGAACATGAAGGGCCTGTACAGAGCTAGGGACCTCCTGAGCGATAGGTACGGGGTCGTCAGGTACGATACAAACATAAAGAAGGTGGCCAGGCTCATAGCAAGCGGTTATAGGGTTGTGCTCGTCTCAGGACCGGATGGAAGGTACGATGGGATTATATCCGAGGGTGAGCTTGCTCTCTGGGTTCCTGAGCTGGCGAGGAGGTACGTGCTAATACCCTCGAGGGTGGGCAGGAGGGTCGTTCTCAATGCCAGGGTCAGCACCGCCAGCAGCATCATGAAGGAGCTGAGGATCAGGGTGACGCCGGAGGATGATGCCAGCAAGGCCGCCAGGTTCATGCTTGAGTGGGGCCTTCCCGCCGTGCCTGTCTTCGATGGGGAGAGGATGCTAGGGGTTGTGGATAAGAAGGAGGTGGTGAGGGGTGTCTCCCGTGCTTCGTAA